The genomic region TACAGACACATCAGTTAgtgcacactggggagaggccattcacctgctcgaactgtgggaagggattcactcagacatatgacctaatggcacaccaacgagttcacactggggagaaaccgttcacaTGCTCAgcctgtgggaaaggattcactcacaCATCAAACCTCCAGAGACACCtgcgtgttcacactggggagaggccgttcacctgtactgtgtgtggaaagggattcactcactcatccaacctacaggcacaccagtcagttcacactggggagaggccgttcacctgctcagactgtgggaagggattcactcagtctttTTACCTACTGGCACACAAGTTAGTTCACACTAAGGagatgctgttcacctgctctgactgtgggaagggatttactcggtcatctcaactgaaggtacatcagcgggttcacactggagagaggccattcacctgctcagactgtggaaaaggATTTACTCGGTCATATGACCTGctagcacaccagcgagttcacactggtgagaaaccattcacctgctcagattgtgggaagggattcactcggtcatctcaacttaaggtacaccagcgagttcacactggggataaGCCagtcacctgctcagactgtgggatgggattcactagctcatccaacctgcagagacacctgcgagttcacactggggaacggccgttcacctgttctgtgtgtgggaagggattcagtcggttaTCCATCCTACAGGTGcaccagttagttcacactggggagaggccattcacctgctcagtctgtagaaAAGGATTCACTaactcatccaacctacagagacaccagagagttcacacaggggagaaaccattcatctgctcagactgtgggaaaagattcactcaATTATCCATCCTacagacacaccagtcagttcacactggagagaggccattcacctgctcagactgtgggaagggattcattcaatcctctcaacttaaggtacatttgcgagttcacactggggagaagccattcacctgctcatactgtgggaaaggatttactCGGTCATATGACGTactggcacatcagcgagttcacactggggagaggccattcatctgctcagactgtgggaagggattcactcagtcatctcatctgaaggtacatcagcgagttcacactggggagaggccattcatctgctcagactgtgggaagggattcattcaatcAACTGACCTATTGGCACACCAGCACATTCACactagggagaggctgttcacctgctcaaactgtgggaaTGATTCACATTGAAATTAGTATATtgcttgtgggagcttgctgtattAAACTGGCTACTGAGCTCTCATAAAAACATTGACTGGATTGGAGCCATTTGGCAGAGAGGAGGCACTTTCAATGGCGCTGTTTTTTCCCAGGAATCTCGGAGCTTCAGCATGTACTATTACTGTGAGTGTGCAGGGAGTGAGAGTGTTGGATCTAACTGTTTAATTTTAAATAACCTTTGTATGCACAACAGTTTAATATGCCTCTAGTAGCTGTACAAAGTATATTTCTAGAAGTTTCTTTggactttattaagtacagtggtgctaaaaagtttgtgaaccctgtagaattttctctgtttctgcataaatatgacctaaaatgtgatcagatcttcacctgtcccaaaactagataaagagagccCAATTAAATATGCAATACAAACAACATTCTATTTCTtcattatttattgagaaaaatgatccaatattttatgtatttgtgggaaaaagtatgtgaacctttgctttcagtaactggtgtgacccccttgtacagcagtaacttcaaccaaacgtttcTGGTAACTATTGATCACTCCAGCAcataggcttgaggcttgcaggaaTTTTAGAatattcttccttacaaaactgccTCAACTTGTggacttcc from Mobula birostris isolate sMobBir1 chromosome 8, sMobBir1.hap1, whole genome shotgun sequence harbors:
- the LOC140201549 gene encoding uncharacterized protein, giving the protein MEFTQPSIVKRHQHVHIRERLFTCSNCGKGFTRASGLQTHQSVHTGERPFTCSECGKGFSQSSHLKVHQRVHTGEKPFTCSNCGKVFTWSSQLKVHQRIHTGEKPFTCSDCGKCFTRSCDLQTHQLVHTGERPFTCSNCGKGFTQTYDLMAHQRVHTGEKPFTCSACGKGFTHTSNLQRHLRVHTGERPFTCTVCGKGFTHSSNLQAHQSVHTGERPFTCSDCGKGFTQSFYLLAHKLVHTKEMLFTCSDCGKGFTRSSQLKVHQRVHTGERPFTCSDCGKGFTRSYDLLAHQRVHTGEKPFTCSDCGKGFTRSSQLKVHQRVHTGDKPVTCSDCGMGFTSSSNLQRHLRVHTGERPFTCSVCGKGFSRLSILQVHQLVHTGERPFTCSVCRKGFTNSSNLQRHQRVHTGEKPFICSDCGKRFTQLSILQTHQSVHTGERPFTCSDCGKGFIQSSQLKVHLRVHTGEKPFTCSYCGKGFTRSYDVLAHQRVHTGERPFICSDCGKGFTQSSHLKVHQRVHTGERPFICSDCGKGFIQSTDLLAHQHIHTRERLFTCSNCGNDSH